The Sebastes umbrosus isolate fSebUmb1 unplaced genomic scaffold, fSebUmb1.pri scaffold_114_arrow_ctg1, whole genome shotgun sequence genome has a segment encoding these proteins:
- the dnajc5ga gene encoding dnaJ (Hsp40) homolog, subfamily C, member 5 gamma a isoform X2, with amino-acid sequence MAEPNPSRPQRKMSTAGESVYKVLGLEKGATAEDIKKAYRKLALKYHPDKNPDNPEAAEKFKEINNANSILNDETKRKIYNEYGSMGLYVSEQFGEESVKYYFLMSKWWFKGLVLCCTMFTCCCCCCCCCFCCGKCKPPDDDENYQYVDPEDLEAQIKAEQDGGK; translated from the exons ATGGCTGAACCGAACCCCTCCCGTCCCCAGAGGAAGATGTCCACCGCTGGGGAAAGTGTGTACAAAGTGCTGGGCCTGGAGAAAGGAGCGACTGCTGAGGACATCAAGAAAGCATACAG GAAACTAGCATTGAAGTACCACCCGGATAAGAACCCTGACAACCCTGAGGCAGCGGAGAAGTTTAAGGAGATTAACAACGCCAACTCCATTTTAAACGatgagacaaagaggaagatcTATAACGAGTATGGCTCCATGGGCCTTTATGTGTCTGAACAGTTCGGAGAGGAGAGCGTCAAATATTACTTCCTCATGTCCAAATGGTGGTTTAAG GGTCTGGTACTGTGCTGCACCATgttcacctgctgctgctgttgctgctgctgttgtttctgcTGTGGGAAGTGTAAACCACCTGACGATGATGAAAACTACCAGTACGTGGACCCTGAAGACCTGGAGGCCCAAATCAAAGCAGAGCAGGACGGAG GAAAGTGA
- the dnajc5ga gene encoding dnaJ (Hsp40) homolog, subfamily C, member 5 gamma a isoform X1, which produces MAEPNPSRPQRKMSTAGESVYKVLGLEKGATAEDIKKAYRKLALKYHPDKNPDNPEAAEKFKEINNANSILNDETKRKIYNEYGSMGLYVSEQFGEESVKYYFLMSKWWFKGLVLCCTMFTCCCCCCCCCFCCGKCKPPDDDENYQYVDPEDLEAQIKAEQDGGYTVIIGQPKSNLGPESPEGQSQPIPLPLPMPPPEPRSPTSASPAGEENPGETLPESK; this is translated from the exons ATGGCTGAACCGAACCCCTCCCGTCCCCAGAGGAAGATGTCCACCGCTGGGGAAAGTGTGTACAAAGTGCTGGGCCTGGAGAAAGGAGCGACTGCTGAGGACATCAAGAAAGCATACAG GAAACTAGCATTGAAGTACCACCCGGATAAGAACCCTGACAACCCTGAGGCAGCGGAGAAGTTTAAGGAGATTAACAACGCCAACTCCATTTTAAACGatgagacaaagaggaagatcTATAACGAGTATGGCTCCATGGGCCTTTATGTGTCTGAACAGTTCGGAGAGGAGAGCGTCAAATATTACTTCCTCATGTCCAAATGGTGGTTTAAG GGTCTGGTACTGTGCTGCACCATgttcacctgctgctgctgttgctgctgctgttgtttctgcTGTGGGAAGTGTAAACCACCTGACGATGATGAAAACTACCAGTACGTGGACCCTGAAGACCTGGAGGCCCAAATCAAAGCAGAGCAGGACGGAG GTTATACAGTAATTATAGGCCAGCCCAAATCTAATCTGGGTCCAGAGAGCCCAGAAGGCCAGAGTCAGCCCATCCCCCTGCCGCTGCCCATGCCTCCGCCTGAGCCCCGGTCGCCGACCTCGGCCAGTCCAGCAGGGGAGGAAAACCCCGGAGAGACGCTACCAGAGTCAAAGTGA